In Brachypodium distachyon strain Bd21 chromosome 2, Brachypodium_distachyon_v3.0, whole genome shotgun sequence, one genomic interval encodes:
- the LOC100840519 gene encoding jacalin-related lectin 3, with amino-acid sequence MSFGCLNGKNPNPSNAPSALRSITRSVDRNGHKYADGNVGYEMVLAKEQNPNPSHSATISNRMVSFPSFISDNGTMTISTPVRFGPWGGTGGTIFDDGIYTGVRQIHITRGLGISSMKVLYDRNGQAIWGDKRGSSGAAKTEKIIFDFPSEILTHVTGHFGPAMIMGPTVIKSIMFHTTKKNHGPFGDEHGTFFSSCLTEGRIVGFHGRGGWYIDSIGVHVLEGKVLSQKAADTGPLGDMLALPMREIGDEVTYGVVKEPIPVGPGPWGGDGGKPWDDGVYTGVKQMYITRTDFIGSIQIEYDRSGQSIWSTRHGNGGQITHRIKLDYPHEVLTCIYGYYNTCAGEGPRVLRSITVVSSRGKYGPFGDEMGTYFTSATTKGKVVGFHGRSGMYLDAIGVHMQHWLGDRNTVSSSHKNGSSFNPKTNNTTTKYYVSKYLF; translated from the exons ATG AGCTTTGGATGCTTAAACGGGAAGAACCCAAATCCTTCCAATGCTCCGTCGGCGCTCCGAAGCATAACGAGATCTGTTGACAGAAACGGCCATAAATACGCGGATGGAAATGTAGGGTATGAAATGGTTCTTGCAAAGGAACAGAACCCTAATCCATCACACAGTGCAACCATCTCTAACAGG ATGGTGTCATTTCCTAGCTTCATCTCGGACAATGGGACCATGACAATAAGCACTCCTGTGAGGTTTGGCCCCTGGGGTGGCACCGGCGGCACTATATTCGACGACGGCATATACACCGGCGTCAGGCAGATCCATATCACGCGAGGGCTTGGGATATCTTCCATGAAGGTGCTCTACGACCGAAACGGGCAGGCGATATGGGGAGACAAGCGAGGCTCCAGTGGGGCGGCAAAAACGGAGAAG ATCATATTCGACTTCCCATCGGAGATCTTGACCCACGTCACGGGGCACTTTGGCCCGGCGATGATCATGGGTCCAACGGTGATCAAATCCATCATGTTCCACACGACGAAGAAGAACCATGGGCCGTTCGGGGACGAGCACGGCACCTTCTTCTCCAGCTGCCTGACGGAAGGAAGGATCGTGGGGTTCCATGGCAGGGGAGGGTGGTACATAGACAGCATCGGGGTCCATGTTCTGGAAGGGAAGGTGCTCTCACAGAAAGCCGCCGACACGGGCCCGTTGGGTGACATGCTCGCATTGCCAATGAGGGAAATCGGAGACGAG GTTACATATGGCGTGGTGAAAGAGCCGATACCGGTAGGGCCAGGGCCATGGGGCGGGGACGGGGGCAAGCCATGGGACGATGGCGTCTACACAGGGGTGAAGCAGATGTACATCACCAGAACCGATTTCATCGGCTCCATACAGATCGAGTACGACAGAAGCGGGCAGTCCATCTGGTCTACCAGGCACGGCAACGGCGGTCAGATCACACACAGG ATTAAGCTGGACTACCCACACGAGGTCCTGACGTGCATATACGGCTACTACAACACCTGCGCAGGGGAAGGGCCCAGAGTTCTGAGATCGATCACCGTCGTCAGTAGCCGGGGCAAGTACGGGCCGTTCGGCGACGAGATGGGGACGTACTTCACCTCTGCCACGACGAAAGGGAAGGTGGTCGGCTTCCACGGCCGGAGCGGCATGTACCTGGACGCCATCGGGGTGCACATGCAGCACTGGCTGGGAGACAGGAACACTGTCAGTTCGAGTCACAAGAATGGTTCCAGCTTTAATCCCAAGACTAACAATACCACCACCAAGTACTACGTCTCCAAGTATCTCTTTTGA
- the LOC100821925 gene encoding glucose-induced degradation protein 8 homolog isoform X2, with protein MMELDPRLYENVSVSDTDVRDVVLSYLMHNCFKETAETFLSSTGQKLPVDYTVDVDKRKAILNFVLEGDSLKAIELTEELAPNLLENDMDLHFDLLSLHFIELVRSRKCTEALEFGQKRLTPFGKVPKYVVKLEDFMALLAYEEPEKSPMFHLLSPEYRQNVADSLNRAILANANLPAYSSLERVIQQSTVVRQYLQQEVGKAFLNK; from the exons aTGATGGAACTGGATCCCCGCCTCTACGAGAACGTC TCCGTCAGCGATACTGATGTTCGCGATGTTGTGCTATCTTATCTTATGCACAACTGTTTTAAGGAGACTGCAGAGACCTTCCTATCCAGCACTGGGCAGAAGTTACCTGTTGATTATACCGTGGATGTTGATAAGCGTAAAG caattttaaattttgtgtTGGAAGGGGATTCCCTGAAGGCAATAGAACTGACAGAAGAGTTGGCACCCAACTTGCTAGAGAATGATATGGATTTACATTTTGATCTTTTAAGTCTTCACTTCATTGAGCTAGTTCGTTCCAGAAAATG CACAGAAGCTCTTGAGTTTGGCCAGAAAAGGTTGACACCATTTGGGAAAGTGCCCAAGTATGTTGTGAAATTAGAG GACTTTATGGCCCTCCTAGCTTATGAAGAGCCTGAGAAGTCACCTATGTTTCATCTACTAAGCCCAGAGTACAGGCAGAATGTTGCAGATAGCTTGAATCGGGCTATTCTTG CAAATGCTAATCTACCAGCATATTCATCATTGGAGAGAGTGATACAGCAGTCTACTGTGGTTAGACAATACCTACAACAGGAAGTTGGCAAG GCCTTTCTGAACAAGTAA
- the LOC100821925 gene encoding glucose-induced degradation protein 8 homolog isoform X3 produces the protein MLCYLILCTTVLRRLQRPSYPALGRSYLLIIPWMLISVKDFLSAILNFVLEGDSLKAIELTEELAPNLLENDMDLHFDLLSLHFIELVRSRKCTEALEFGQKRLTPFGKVPKYVVKLEDFMALLAYEEPEKSPMFHLLSPEYRQNVADSLNRAILANANLPAYSSLERVIQQSTVVRQYLQQEVGKDSYPPFSLKAFLNK, from the exons ATGTTGTGCTATCTTATCTTATGCACAACTGTTTTAAGGAGACTGCAGAGACCTTCCTATCCAGCACTGGGCAGAAGTTACCTGTTGATTATACCGTGGATGTTGATAAGCGTAAAG GATTTTCTTTCAgcaattttaaattttgtgtTGGAAGGGGATTCCCTGAAGGCAATAGAACTGACAGAAGAGTTGGCACCCAACTTGCTAGAGAATGATATGGATTTACATTTTGATCTTTTAAGTCTTCACTTCATTGAGCTAGTTCGTTCCAGAAAATG CACAGAAGCTCTTGAGTTTGGCCAGAAAAGGTTGACACCATTTGGGAAAGTGCCCAAGTATGTTGTGAAATTAGAG GACTTTATGGCCCTCCTAGCTTATGAAGAGCCTGAGAAGTCACCTATGTTTCATCTACTAAGCCCAGAGTACAGGCAGAATGTTGCAGATAGCTTGAATCGGGCTATTCTTG CAAATGCTAATCTACCAGCATATTCATCATTGGAGAGAGTGATACAGCAGTCTACTGTGGTTAGACAATACCTACAACAGGAAGTTGGCAAG GATTCTTACCCACCGTTTTCTTTGAAGGCCTTTCTGAACAAGTAA
- the LOC100821925 gene encoding glucose-induced degradation protein 8 homolog isoform X1, translated as MMELDPRLYENVSVSDTDVRDVVLSYLMHNCFKETAETFLSSTGQKLPVDYTVDVDKRKAILNFVLEGDSLKAIELTEELAPNLLENDMDLHFDLLSLHFIELVRSRKCTEALEFGQKRLTPFGKVPKYVVKLEDFMALLAYEEPEKSPMFHLLSPEYRQNVADSLNRAILANANLPAYSSLERVIQQSTVVRQYLQQEVGKDSYPPFSLKAFLNK; from the exons aTGATGGAACTGGATCCCCGCCTCTACGAGAACGTC TCCGTCAGCGATACTGATGTTCGCGATGTTGTGCTATCTTATCTTATGCACAACTGTTTTAAGGAGACTGCAGAGACCTTCCTATCCAGCACTGGGCAGAAGTTACCTGTTGATTATACCGTGGATGTTGATAAGCGTAAAG caattttaaattttgtgtTGGAAGGGGATTCCCTGAAGGCAATAGAACTGACAGAAGAGTTGGCACCCAACTTGCTAGAGAATGATATGGATTTACATTTTGATCTTTTAAGTCTTCACTTCATTGAGCTAGTTCGTTCCAGAAAATG CACAGAAGCTCTTGAGTTTGGCCAGAAAAGGTTGACACCATTTGGGAAAGTGCCCAAGTATGTTGTGAAATTAGAG GACTTTATGGCCCTCCTAGCTTATGAAGAGCCTGAGAAGTCACCTATGTTTCATCTACTAAGCCCAGAGTACAGGCAGAATGTTGCAGATAGCTTGAATCGGGCTATTCTTG CAAATGCTAATCTACCAGCATATTCATCATTGGAGAGAGTGATACAGCAGTCTACTGTGGTTAGACAATACCTACAACAGGAAGTTGGCAAG GATTCTTACCCACCGTTTTCTTTGAAGGCCTTTCTGAACAAGTAA